In the genome of Plasmodium yoelii strain 17X genome assembly, chromosome: 14, one region contains:
- a CDS encoding N-alpha-acetyltransferase 15, NatA auxiliary subunit, putative produces MKKDGSDNNKLPNKEMNNFRMMTQMIELKKYKKALKTCEQILKKYPKNGETLSVKGYLLNLIDDNNKDEAFKYAKEGIKNNLSSSFCWYLYGCLYKSYKNYEEALKCYMKSIQLNRNDYKAIKEASIILLYLKKYEQFKDLRIDAYKESAKSPKDKALIIFSYHLLKQYEKCHYLIKQVEEDLSKIDVGNDNLDKMNNSNIISANEKHQLLVYMSEILLEGKMYKECIQFLNKHKQLENDKLWYNQMLGLIYLYENDMSQANKYFKEAFSVNSENLNILLLILFTEKEIYIDGEKEATNNKSEILEGNENVSLSSLFYLDYKDEHKMNEEVKINKNTKVLLHESILDIYGSNRNLKLLSYINKNILNDYVCHNLGMKKYDIYTVSEFKNYTNINPINPENFKKGIDENSVDKFIELLKEDIKKECQNINNNVTENYNIIQWSNKIGSDLFYYPKKKVEKSMDILYFYKIKNLNDKEEKCFETYFTNLQNKYKNSNLLKIFPLYFYNEIKFSYYIEKLFRNLCFQKCFTIFNYLKPILTYKNVKILLFLLHKYIKNYDKTNKLCEFDSDYIFRDNNSNSYVINNFEKNDFEKREDSINNETFSVYSDKNNNNNNNFQNCLDKNKIPEEGSCCNDTSEINNNKSDEVQSEESSLFSEKNKMKDMIGSSSSLGMYVEGMQNGNINNKNKMNKGTITQLKDKKPKEEIKPKLNKKTLTKEERDEIFMLCIYSFISQLYDYINSVKDSLYFIDKCINSIKYKINEEFKYELIFIKGLIYKRNGNYLMAYKYLDICRNHNIGDRFINSKTVKTGLKCGLIKYSRKIATIFINPLDNNFLKNITDTQCFWIEYALALSYFNRHLNIHLNGSISEQGENIYQFKTDSSNDVSNDISGLNLGQVISDENGREQITLNLKVIADNDLLARNEYNDYSKSLFFSHLGHKQFIDIHEDHLCFYYYVLRKVLYRSYRHMLYMSGHIFSSRFYRRFGKLLIRICLHMNDIGMKPKIDQSKNNKKKNKPTTTPNPTEDKEIYEHMKKDPLENAMIYMNTFLSQPNADISVYALNYEIERRRGNDYIKLINIIHEIKKIFPHHNYHYKLGPLISHYLYAVSKENINDEKMKEIANKLNNILGLNYDTYNEEILRKERTNYINNFMKFFNENKKGDLRYLQSAFEIYTHCNEKISNDILLNEYMDPRKNKLGRCFKFFKFLINHKKVHPELSEATDRFKKMCKEAYPLATAFQ; encoded by the exons atgaagaaagaTGGAAGTGATAACAACAAATTGCCAAATAAGGAAATGAACAATTTCCGAATGATGACTCAGATgatagaattaaaaaaatataaaaaggcACTTAAAACATGTGAACaaatacttaaaaaatatcctAAAAATGGTGAAACATTATCAGTAAAAGGGTATTTATTAAATCTAATAGATGATAATAACAAAGATGAAGCATTTAAATATGCAAAAGAaggtataaaaaataatttatcgAGTAGTTTTTGTTGGTATTTATAtggatgtttatataaaagttataaaaattatgaagaaGCATTGAAATGTTATATGAAATCAATTCAGTTAAATAGGAATGATTATAAAGCAATAAAAGAGGCAtccattattttattatatttaaaaaaatatgaacaatttAAAGATTTGCGTATAGATGCCTATAAAGAAAGTGCAAAGAGTCCAAAAGATAAAGctcttattatattttcataccATTTGTTAAAACAATATGAAAAATGTCATTATCTTATTAAACAAGTAGAAGAAGATTTATCTAAAATAGATGTAGGAAATGATAATCTcgataaaatgaataatagTAATATCATATCGGCAAACGAAAAACATCAGCTACTAGTTTATATGTCagaaatattattagaaGGGAAAATGTACAAAGAgtgtatacaatttttaaacaAACATAAACAActtgaaaatgataaattatgGTATAATCAAATGCTaggtttaatatatttatatgaaaatgataTGTCACAAGccaataaatattttaaggaAGCCTTTTCAGTAAATTcagaaaatttaaatatacttttgttaattttgtttaccgaaaaagaaatatatattgatgGAGAAAAAGAGGCTACTAATAATAAAAGTGAAATATTAGAAGGAAATGAAAATGTGTCATTGTCCAGTTTGTTTTATCTTGACTATAAAGATGAACATAAAATGAACGAAGAAgttaaaataaacaaaaatacaaAGGTACTGTTACATGAATCGATTTTAGATATATATGGATCTAATAGAAATTTAAAActattatcatatattaataaaaatatattaaatgattATGTGTGTCATAATCTTGGAATGAAAAAGTATGATATATACACAGTGtctgaatttaaaaattatacaaatataaatccAATAAACCCTGAAAACTTTAAAAAAGGAATCGATGAAAATAGTGTAGATAAATTTATAGAATTGTTAAAAGAAGATATAAAGAAAGAATgccaaaatataaataataatgtgacggaaaattataatattattcaaTGGTCAAACAAAATAGGAtctgatttattttattatcccAAAAAAAAAGTAGAAAAATCTAtggatattttatatttttataaaattaaaaatttaaatgataaagaagaaaaatgctttgaaacatattttaccaatttacaaaataaatataaaaattcaaatttattaaaaatattccctttatatttttataatgaaataaaattctCTTACTATATAGAAAAGTTATTCCGAAATTTATGTTTTCAAAAATGTTTCAcgatatttaattatttaaaaccaATTCTTAcgtataaaaatgttaaaatattGCTTTTCCTATtgcacaaatatataaagaattatGATAAGACCAATAAATTGTGTGAGTTTGATagtgattatatttttagagATAATAACTCAAATTCTTATGtcataaataattttgagaAAAATGATTTTGAAAAGAGAGAAGATTCTATTAATAATGAAACCTTCAGTGTATACTcagacaaaaataataataataataataattttcaaaattgtttagataaaaataaaataccgGAAGAAGGAAGCTGTTGTAATGATACAtcagaaataaataataataaatcgGATGAAGTACAAAGTGAGGAAAGTTCTTTGTttagtgaaaaaaataaaatgaaggATATGATTGGATCATCTTCTTCACTAGGAATGTATGTAGAAGGAATGCAAAATggaaacataaataataaaaataaaatgaacaaaGGAACCATAACCCAACTTAAAGATAAAAAACCaaaagaagaaataaaacccaaattgaataaaaaaactTTAACTAAAGAAGAAAGAGACGAAATTTTTATGCTTtgtatttattcatttataagTCAATTATATGATTATATTAATTCTGTAAAAgattctttatattttatagataaatgtataaatagtattaaatataaaattaatgaagaattcaaatatgaattaatttttattaaagggttaatttataaaagaaatggAAATTATCTAAtggcatataaatatttagatATATGTAGAAATCATAATATTGGTGATAGATTTATAAATTCGAAAACAGTTAAAACAGGTTTAAAATGTGgacttataaaatattcaagAAAAATAgctacaatttttattaacccGTTagataacaattttttaaaaaatataactgaCACTCAATGTTTTTGGATTGAATATGCATTAGCCTTAAGCTATTTTAATAGACATCTGAATATACATCTAAATGGATCTATTAGTGAGCAAggagaaaatatttatcaattTAAAACAGATTCATCAAATGATGTATCTAACGATATATCTGGATTAAATTTGGGCCAAGTTATTTCAGATGAAAATGGAAGAGAACAAATTACGCTAAACTTAAAAGTTATAGCAGATAATGATCTTCTTGCACgaaatgaatataatgatTATAGCaaatcactttttttttcgcaTCTAGGACATAAACAATTTATTGATATCCATGAAGATCATTTATGTTTCTATTATTATGTGTTAAGAAAAGTTTTGTACAGATCATATAGACACATGCTATATATGTCTGGTCATATTTTTTCTAGCCGATTTTACAGAAGGTttggaaaattattaattagaATTTGTTTACATATGAACGATATTGGAATGAAACCTAAAATTGATCAaagcaaaaataataaaaaaaaaaataagccTACTACTACACCAAATCCTACTGAAGATAAAGAAATTTATGAGCATATGAAAAAGGATCCTTTAGAAAATGCGatgatatatatgaatacatttttatcacAACCTAATGCAGATATTTCTGTATATGCTTTAAATTATGAGATTGAAAGGAGAAGAG GAAATGACTATATCAAACTTATCAACATAATTCatgagataaaaaaaatattccctCATCATAATTATCACTACAAACTAGGACCATTAATATcccattatttatatgcag tATCCAaggaaaatattaatgatgaaaaaatgaaagaaattGCAAACAAATTGAATAACATTTTGGGATTAAATTATGATACATATAATGAGGAAATTCTAAGGAAAGAAAGAACAAACTATATCAATAATTTTATgaaattttttaatgaaaataaaaaaggagaTTTAAGATATTTACAGTCAg CCTTTGAAATTTACACACATtgtaatgaaaaaataagcaacgacattttattaaatgaatatatggACCcaagaaaaaacaaattaggAAGGTGCTTCAaattctttaaatttttaattaatcaCAAAAAAGTACATCCAGAGTTATCAGAAGCAACAGACCGATTTAAG AAAATGTGTAAAGAGGCATACCCTTTGGCAACCGCATTTCAGTAA